The Blautia luti nucleotide sequence TCTGACCGCCTTTAAAGAAGTCAAATACCGGTGCAGTATCATCTGCATCGTCTAACAGATCATCTCGCTTTTTATCTACTGTTTTAAAGAACTCTACCGGCTCTTTGATAGCCAAAAGTTCTTCCAGATTTTTCTTCGCCTGTTCCATCAGGGATTTACAAGGCAGCTTCGGATTTACACGGTATTCAATCATGATTTCACCGAAAGTATCCAGCTTATCCTGTGCTTTATTCTTAAAGTTTCTCATAATAGTATCGTCATCATCGCTGGATACGGAGAAACCAAAATAATCTTTCAACACTTCTTTTACGGAACGGATCTGTCCGTCTGTCGCCCGTTCTCTGATATCAATCAGCAGTTTCTCGACAAATTCACGTTTTGTCAGGTAACGTACCAGTTCCTCTTTCGTATTGGACCACATGGATAAACTTTGGCTGTTATAGGTAAGGGATACTCTTCCCATCTTAAAGAGCATAGCAACCAGCCACTGTACATCTTTCGGATCAAAACCATACGGAGCTGCCCCGAATTTATCCTGCAGAGATTTCAGAGAAGTCTTCATATGTCTTGCATTGTTAAGACCGATGACCTGAATCACTTCTTCCAGTGCTAATTTATTCGGTGTAGTATCACTGGTTCCAAGGAAAGAAAGCTGTCCATCGTTGCCATTGAATACTGCAGCGATATCAGAAAGCTCCGGAGCTGTTTCCATATAGGTCAGCTTGTTATACTGCATGGCTACTAACTTGCCAAGTGCTTCGTTGATACGACTTGCCGGTTCTTTGGCTGAGATATTTGCTTTATCTCCGTTCACATAGATATCTGCATGTTTCAATGCATCCTCAATAAAGATGCGGATACGGTCTTTCTTTTCAATACGTTCATCTTCTTTTGCACGACGGATGCTGTCAAAGCTTCCTCTTGCACCAGAAGCATTTTTATTCAGGAACTTATAAATTTTAATGGAGTCAGTAATCTCATCCAGGAAGGTACTATCGTTCGGTAATTTTACAATCACACTATGTTCCTGTGCAGAAAGCATACGCAGAGCAGAATCCGGATAATCTTCCCCATATGGTGTGATGATGGATACTCCGATATCATTGGACTGATTTCCCTTGAAATAACGATCATCTACCTTCTGGTTGAATGGGAATAAATACCGGCTACTGTAACGATATTTCTTATCTGTAAAGATTTCCTCGAAGATTACGGTAGATGCTTCTCCAATAATCTCACCCATTTCTACGGATTCGTTATTGATGGCATTATTGATTTCCTGTTCTTCATTGGTCAGGAAGATATAGATTTCTCCATTTTTCTGTACCAGTGTCTCTCGGATCAGTTTCTTTAAGGATTCTTCTATCTTCCCACGGATTTCAATACGGTCATCGTCAATATTAGAGATCATCAGCGTAGTAAGGTTATCTACGTTTGCTTTGATTTCTTTGACGTATTTAATCATAAACAGCACTTTCAGCAATTCTACATCGAACTCGTCCAGTCTGCTATTGTCTTCTGCATCGGTAATAACCTGACTATGCTGATGATCAATAAATTTATGCAGTGGATCATAGAAATAGCTAAACGGTACCAGTACACCTTCCTGGCTGTCTTTTAACCTGATTGCAGACTCCTGGAACAGTGCTAACATAGAACGGGACTGGTCAGATAAATGCTTTCCACTGGCTCCATGGGTACGCACTGCCGTCAGTACCTGTCCAAGCAAGTTGAACTGATATGGAATAAACGGATAACAGTCTGCAAAATCTGTTTTATCTGTATATAATTTTTTATCTGCTGTATCTGCTGTAAATGTGATCAGATTCTTGATAATGGATTCTTTCTGCTCATATAACAGCTTCAATGCAGATTCTGCAATCTCATTTTTCTCCAGGATACGTTTCCGTATAACTTCATCCACGTTGGATGCAGACAGGGATAATCTGGTATCAAAACGTCCCTGAATCTTTGAGAAGTCATTTCCTTTTGTCTTTGTGATAGAATCAATATCTTCCTGGCTGGTAACGATGACCCATGCTTTTCCTCTGCAGGCAGTTCCCAGATCTTCTACGATGGTCTGTAAGTTCAACATTAACTGAGTGTCGTCAGCAATGTACTGTCCGATCTCATCTACAAGAAAAATAACGTGATGGTTCGGTCCTTTTTTCTCACAGTACTCTTTGACCAGAGATACAAACTTCTCAATACTGAGGTCATAGCTTCCCTTTGCATTCTTACACCAGTTGCGGGCAGCCTCCTCACTCATGAAATCCATATCCACGATTGTTTTTACGATTTTATCCTGAATAACTGCAAAAGCCTGTCTCTTTTTCTCCCAAGGTGCCCCTGCAATCTCTTCAAATTTCTCCTTGAACTCTTCAAATCTGCCTTCGTTATCCAGCTGGCGTTCAAATTCTGCAAGATATGGAATAGATCCGCAGTATCCCTGCATTTCATTAAATACCTTCATGAAAACTTCCACGATAGCTTCTTTCCCTGAGCCAACCTTTGCAGATCCTTTGGAATCAATATTAAAGAGCATAACATCAGAAGAAATGGTTCCGGAATTGGTCATCTTGGCAATCAGCATCGGATCATCGATTTTCTTTCCGTCTGTAAAGTACTCGATAGCTCTCTTTCCTTCTACCACACTGTTTTTTAACAGATAAGAAAGAATCTTTAAGAAGTGAGATTTACCACTTCCAAAGAAACCGGAGATCCAGACACCCATTTTGTCCGTATTGTTATTGATCCCCTTTTCATAGTTATCGAAAAAATCACGGAAATGTTTTAACAGTTCTTTTGTTACTACATATTCGTCCAATTCCTGATATACGTTTTCTTCATCAGACTGACCTACTTTGATTACGCCCTTAATATCACGGTCAATCTGTTTCTCAAACATCTCTTTAATCTGCATTTTTCTTCTCCTTTGTTTTACACAAGCCGGAATGCCCGGTAATAATTTCTGGAATCCATCGTTCCAAATAATTTCAGATCCTGTCCGCTGTATTCTCCAGGATAAAACATCACAACCGGCACACTGTCCAGTACCTGATGTAAATTGTTCAAAATATTATGGCTCGCAATGATTGGATGGCATTTACCTACTCCTGTCAAAAAGATTACGCTGTCTGTCAAATCTTCCTGTAGAATCTTAGAGATAATCAGGTTCAGTTCGTTCGTTTCATCCAGTCCTAATGTCTCTACCAGACTGTCTGCCATATCAAAAAAGCCATTGTCTTTTTCCAGATCAAAGAAGGCTTCCAGATATCCTTCTTCCTCCAATACCTGAATCATCGTGTGAAACAGGTCAAATTCTATGATTTTAAAATCTTTATTGCCATTATTGATTCTGTCTTTTAAGTATGCGATATGATTGCGTACTTCCAGCTCTGCTCTCGGATCGTAATCAAACACATAATATCCGACTTCATTTCCTAGTCCTTTATTTTCACGGAAAGACTTTTCAGAAATCTTATCCTCAATCCGGTTCAGTCTTTCTTCCAAACTTAATCTTGCCATCCTTAGACTCCCTTCACTGCTTTCAAGTATTCGCCAAGCCCATTTGCAGTCAGTAATTCTTCTGTCCGGTAATCAATATGAATTGGCTTGATTGTTCTTGGTTTTGCACTGCTTTCCAGTAATCCTGCCTCAAACATCATTCTGGTAAAGCACTGTTTTAACTTCCGTACTGCAGTATCCGTCCAGCCAGCAACCACATCACTCTGCATTGCCTTATCTGCAAAAAAGACATTCAGATCCCGGTCTGTGATCTCCTTTTCACCTAATCGAATCTTCTCGTCATAGACTTCATGTAAAAACTCAAAAAATAATCTGCTGTCCATCAGAATTGTAATCAGATTCAAAATCTTTGCGGTTTCTACATCACATGTGATAAACACCTGTAATACTGCTTCCGGTAAGGCAGATACTCTTCGGTATGTTCCATTCAGCACCTCATAGGCACGATATTCTGCTTTCACCTGATAGATATTTTCCTCCCAGGCAATCTTGCGGATGTCTGCCTTGCTAAGTCCTTCCAGAATATAAGCTGCTGTTTTTCTGGACTCTTGCAACCAAAATAATTTTGATGTAAGTCCTGCACTGTATTCCATTACTGTCCACCATCCTTCGTCTCTTTTTCATAATGGACAATATCTCCGAAATCACAATCTAACTTCTCGCAGATCTTTTCCAGAACCTTCATGGAAACCAGCTCGTCATTGGTCATTTTTGCCACGGTGCTGCTGCTGATTCCCACCTGGTTCATCATATCCACTTTCTTCATTTTTTTATCAATCAATAACTTCCATAATCCATTGTATGATACTGCCATATGTATTCCCTCTTCGTTATACACAACTTATGGTTTTCCTGTATTTTGAAAGTATATTTTTTCATTTTCGGTCTTACACTTTCAATCCATATTATTGTACCATACTGTATGTTTTTCTTCAATGATAAGTGCAAATGGGAACTTCGACTTTGCGAATGATTCATTTGAAAAATCTAAGGGAGTCGCATGACCTTTTCTTCTATTCTTCCAAATATATTTTCAGAGCATTGTAACAATTCAGTGTCTCGTTATCTGCATCATTAAAATTCTGAGAATAGGTCTGCAGGCTTCCTGTTGGATCTGTTGCAAGATTTGTCAATGATATATACGCATCATACAGTTTTGAAAGCGATTCATAAACGTCCTTATATTCTTCTGGTGGATTCTTTAATTTCTTCATCAAGGAATTGACGGTATCTTTGTTGTCATTGATATCTGCTATCTGACTGCTAAAACTGCTGTCAGAGAACAGATTTTGTAAGGCATCATTAAAATCAGACACATAGTATCCCTTTGGTTTTGTGTATTTATCTGTTTTGCTGTCACTTTTCTCATAAATTGCATTGTACCAAACCTGTTTAATCAGATTGCCGCAGGTTTCCGCATCACTGGCGCCAGAAAGCATAGAATATGCTGCCATGTTCAGATTTGTTCCATATTCCTCGCTCTGTTTCTGTGCCTCTGCCGCTGCCTTTGCTGCAACATTCTTCTTATGTGTCTGTACTCCAATAGCTGTGATAATTGCTGCAACAATAACTGCTATCGTTGCAATCACAATTATTTTCTTTGATTTTTTTGTTATCTTCACACCGGTTACTTCTACCTGTTGTGGAGTTTTTTCTGTCTCAATAATGTTTTCTATCGGGCAACCACATTTCGGACATGTATCCATTCCTTCTTCCAGTTCTGCTCCGCAGTCTGGACAGCACTTCTTTTCTTCTGGAACCAACACTGTTCCACAATGCACACATTTCTTCGCCTTATCCGATATTTGCTCGCCGCAGTTCGGGCATGTTGTCATAGCTATAATCTTTTTCCTCCAAATTTTTTATTTTCAATTCCATTTCTATTAATTTTTCCCTTCTTTGTATGCCTGAATCTCATCTGCCCAATGATCATCCATAAAATCCATCATTGCATCACTTTCAACTGCTTTAGAAATTGCTCTTCCTACAGCTTTAAAGTTTAATTCAACACCCTTGGAATCATTTTCATATGTTACAGATCTGTTTCTGGCAATCCCTATCTTCTCAGCCTCTCTTCCCGCATCAATATTGGCCCCCAGGAACAGGAACTCCCATCCGCACTCTTTCTTAGCTTCTATTTTTCGCCTAATCTGCTCCTGTGTAAAATGCTCACTGGAATTTTCTAATCCATCTGTAGTAATAACAAATATGATTTTTCCTGCCCTGTGATCCTCCGGAAGATGTTTCTGCACATTTTCCATTTTTTCAATCGCTGTTCCAACTGCATCTAATAAAGCGGTACAGCCACGCACAAAATATTCTTTTTCCGTAAGTGGTTCAATGATCTCCACTGGAAATCTGTCATGGATGATATCTACTTCATCATCAAATAAAATAGTAGTCACATTCACTTTCTTTTCCTGTGCCTTTTGTTTTTCAATCATGCCATTAAAACCACCGATCGTATCACTTTCCAAGCCACCCATTGATCCACTTCTGTCCAAAATAAAAACCAACTCAATTAATTCTGTATTCATGTGATTTCCTCCTCTAATATTTGTTGTTAATCACATTTTATCTACAGAACCAACTGGGTTGGTCGCCTGTCAGGTGACATTGCACCAAAATATTTTATTAAAACACTGGTTGTCCATACGCATCCAGCACATCATTGATTTCAAACATATCATAAATCTTATTCTGCAAGAAATATGCCACGATAATATCTGTTTTTGAACTTCTGGATAATGCGAAACCGGCACTTGCCAATAAATCCTTTGCTTCATCCAGGGATAATTCCAGAGCAATCGTAAAAGCCAGTACCGTTTTTTTATTTGGAACATAATTGACATCTTTCCGAATTTTTGAAAAATGACGACGATCCACATATGCCTTTGTATATGCTTCTGAATCAGTCATACCACGCTCATCAATCATTCGGAGTAATCTCTGTGAAAATGTTTCCTCCAACTGATTCATCAAATTATCAATATTTCTGTTTACCGACATCGTAGAAGACATACCTTTTTGTATTTTTGTCTTCTGCATCGTTGAAACATCAAATTCTTCCGGTAATGCATCTTCTGACAAACTGCTTTCTTTTACCGGCTCTTCCTGCAAAGCCTTTTCTTCAGCTCTCTTTTTCCGAAATTTTGTAATTTTATCAAAAATGGATTTCATTTCTTTATCCATTTTGATATCATCTTTTATCGGCTCATAATACTTATCTATGTATTTCCCTACCTCATCAATCAGCTTCTGATCTGCCATAATCTGTACCGCCTTTTATAATTCTTAATCATCGTAATGATTGAATCCACCTAAAAATCCTGGATTGCTATGCCCCCGCTTATGCCCCTTGTCATCATAATGGTTCAAACCGCCAAATAATCCTGGTCTGCTATATCCTTTTTTACTCATAATGTCATCCTCCTGACTCTATTAGCCTCTTGTTTGATCTCAGAATAACACACTTTTCTCATTTGGATGTCGCATAACAGGCGACATTCTTATATCACATTTACAAACATTATACCATTTATAATTCTTCCGACAATACTCAAAAAAGCCGGAAGCCACGTTGTCATCCGTGACCTCCGACTCGTTGTGCTTATTCTACACTGTCCTTACACCCAAATCAGCTCCTCTCTCTGGCTTATCTTTTCCCTGTTTTTCCTGGATAATCCTCTTATTGATTTCCAATCGTTCATGAATTGACGGTTTTTTCTCTTTTCCTGGCATTGCCTTTTTCTGTGCTACTGCCTTTCTTTCAGCTTTCCCTGCGTCCTTAACTGCTGTATTTGTTTCAATGCCAGCTCTCGGCACAGCTTCTCGGCTCTCATTTTTCTCTGCTACCTGCTGTTCTCGTCTCTCCTTCACACCTTTTTCTTCCAGACTGCAAAAGCTCTGCAGATACGGCAACACATGATTCTGCATATCCGTCAGATCTTCCATATACTTCTGATACTCTTCATTGCCCTTTCCTTGCTGGTAACTGATCCAACTTTCATCAGTCAACTTCATTTCATTCTGCATCTTTAACTGACTGATGATGCCGCCATTTCCGGTACCAATATCTATCTTACCTTGAAAATGATGCAGCATCTTGTCGCCTTTCTCAACATAATATACTGTAAAAAACATCTGTGCTGTCGTTTTTGGTTCGTTGGTGTTTGGATTACGATCAGCATACCAGGCTTTGTCCTGTTCTACTGTTTTGGAATCCAGATCAGATAACTTTTGACATCTTGGATTCTCCAGCTCACTTTTCTCACAATAATTCACATACACCATCGGTTCCATATCTTTCAGAAGCTCCGGTTCATAGGCTTTCAGTCTTTCCAGCAATACACCTGCACGAACAGACTGATCGCATTCTTTGTCTACAATATCCTTCAAGTAAGAAACATAGTAATGAATATTACCGCTTTGTAAATCCAGCATTACTTCCTGTACCGTATTTTCTCCCATCTCCACATTATCCCGATACTCATACGGATCAAAAGCTTCTGCAATCTCATCCATTGCCTCTGCCAGCTGTTCTGTGGTCATCTTCTCTGGATACATTGCTTCCCGAACATCCCGTATCGGTACATACTTATAATCCTGCAATGCTTTATGAATTTTCTCAATCCCCTCTCGTACCAGTGCAAGTTCTCCATAAAACCGAACATCATCCATCAGATTTCCAAATGCAGTATTTCCTTTTACGATTGCAAATTCGGCTTCATCATAGTAACTGTCTTCCGGATCACGATAGATAATTCCCATTGAGCATCCGAGATAAGCTGCTTCTGGATTCTCCCTATATTTTTCATAGACTGCAGCTATCTGATTAACATCGGTACTTTTTTCATATGCTCCCATATTATGAAACTCATCACATTCTGTGGCAAAATATTCCAGATAAGGTTCTTTCTTTGGTGTCATATTGTTGAGGACGTTATCAATCATGTTATAATTCGCCTCTTTCAGTTCCTCCACCTTTGCCAAAGGCTTATATTCGCCCTGGCTTTTCTGAATCTCTGCCATTACAACCTCATCCATTTCTTCTACCTTTTCCATCAACTGATCATAATCCCCACGGATGCGTTCTCCAGTCCATCCTTCGTCTTCCAAAAGTTCCTCTGCCGCTTCTTCAATAGAAATTTCATCATTCTCATAGACTCCACCATCCATTAAATAAAAATTTTTATAGCAGGAATTAAAATCTTAATTTTAAATATAAAAACGCTTTAACTACTTTTTTAAGCAATTAAAGCGTTTTGAATTTACTAATTATTTAATGTAGATTAATGAGGGCATTTAGCGTATGTAATTGTTTTATAATATTTTGCATTAGCTAAATATCCACATTTATTACATCTTTGACAAGTATAAACTTTTACTTCGCAGCCACCGGAGCTTTTACTTGCATGACTATAAAAATAACCATCTACCATACTGTGTATGCAAAGAGCATATGGTTCAGTATCTTGTATTTTTATTTGGATTCCATCGGAAGATATAAAGATACCTACGCAATCGGAGAAATCCAGGGTATCAACTAAACTATCTTCTTCTAAATCTAAGTCATTAAAAGTATATCCAAAATAATCTTGTTTATCATCTGTTACAACATCACTAAAACTCTCATCCGACGACTGCATCGGCTCATAAGCAAACACCGTGCAGGCACTGGCAATAACTGTGACAATCGCAAGCGCTACCATCAGCACTTTCTGTAATAATCCTGCGTTTTTTCTCTCCATCATATAACTAATCCTCCTTTTGAGTATTTTCCCTTTCGAAGAAAGATTGTTTTTCCATACAGTCGGGAAAACTTTCTCTTCCGGGACACCTGTTACTACCATGATCGAATATCTTTCAATTTCATCATCAGAACAGCACTCAATGGCGGCTCCATCACTGACAGCTTCTGCAGTAAACCGATAGAGATAAAGCAGCACATATGCCATGGGATTCATCCAGTGTAAACATAACACTGCCAGACATAAATCCAGTGTAAACATAACACTGCCAGACATAACAGTTTCATCAGATTGTCATGATTTCTTAAATGTCTGTATTCATGCTGATATACCATTAAGAAATTAGGATTCTCCGTAAAACTCTCCGGGATGATGATCCTCTGACGAAAAAATCCTACCGTGCACGGACCACAAAAGCCATCCGGTACAACTGAATAGGTAAGATCTATATCTGAACGATCTACGACATGGTCAATGGAACTGAGAATAATACGAATACCTCTGCGGTATTTTATAAACTGACTGACGGCGAAAATAAAAATCACTGCCGCCCACAGGGAAATAATTACAGACGCCCAGCCGGGAAGCCATACAACTTCGCCCTGACGCTCATTGAGAAAAACTAAGGATTTTGATAAGAACATCTGAGATTCTTCTCCAAGAATAGCATGAGGAAGAATTCTTTCTGGCAACAGGCCTTTTACCAGCTGAACTGGTATCAAAAAGAAGAACAAACCTGCCAGCAATAATCTTCTGCCCCAGATATAATCATAATTTTCTTTCTGAACCAGAAATAATATCAGACATATGAACACAGGAATCGCTCCTGCAACAGACATACATAACAACAGTTTCAACTAATCACATCATTTCTTCTTAATGTATTCCAACAGAAGCTCTTTCTCCTCATCAGAAATATGCTCTTCATCGCTGAGTGCACTGATGAGCCTGCGAACTTCTGGATCAGCAGTATAGCTGTATTTCCCGGATAAATTCTGTGAGGTTACGGTCGGCTTTCTCTTGTAAGCCGGAGTCTCTGATCTTTTCTGAAGCCTTTCACGAAGGCTGCGATTTCTGAATGCCAGAAAAAGCATAATTGCCGGATAGATAATTGCTGCTCCGGCTGCGCAGATCATATATATCGTCAATGCTTTCGGATCATTTACCGGTGGCCTGCTCATAAAGTTATAAAAGAGACATACCATAGAGCCTGCGGTAAATACGATCCAGCAAATTGTTTTCATTTTTCTTTTCATTATCAACATAAACTCCAGATTCTTTATTTCGTCCAGATGGTTGTTGTGACATGAACCAAGTTTACCATATCCCTGTCATTTCCACAACCTAATTCTGCCATTTTTCCCCATGTTCTTAACGCCATTCTTCGAGTTTTATCGAGGTTTGAGTCCTGGAAAATGGACAAAAAAGATACGCAGAATCTGTAAGAAACTGCGTATCTTCCGGCTTTTATTCTACTTATGAAGAAAGGAAAAAAGTCCCTTTTTTTTCTCGTAAGGCTCTGATGTAACACCCTTTACTTCATATCCTGTAGCGTTGATAGCTGTTTTCAGTTTAGCTTCGTCTACCGGTGTATCTGTGATGATCACTGTCTCACCTTTGGTATGAGAAGATGTTACTTTATTTACCTGAAAAGCTTTTCTGACGGCATCATTTACATGAGATTCACACATTCCGCACATCATACCGTCTACTTTTACTGTTGTCCTGACCATGAATGAGTCCTCCTGTTTCCGGAATAGAAAGTCTGCTTACATGCTGGCTTCCAGATCTTCCACTGCTTTTATAAATTATACTGCTGCCTGCGCCAGAGCTTTTTGAACAGCCCCCAGAATTCCCTCTGAAGAAAATGTTGCGCCGGTTGCAGTGTCAATTCCATCTGCTGACTGATTTCCCATGATTTGCGGATAAATAGTTTCCCATGCATAGTCGAAGTATTCCGGTGAATCATTGTTTGTCTGCTCTATAGACACAATCTGGCCACCTGAAATAGTGACAGTTACATAAACTTTGCCATTATATCCAAAACTTCCGGCTGTGTAGGTACCATCCCTGTATGGTCCCAATGGTTCTTCCGGTTCCGGGGTAGGTGTAACTTCCGGATCTTCTCCAGGATTATCCGGTGTTTCTGATGGTTCCGGGGTTGGAGTAGCCTCAGGAGTTGGTGTTGGCTCCGGTGTAGGGGTGGTTGTTGGCTTAGGTGTTGGTGTCTTGGTCGGTTTCGGAGTAACGGTAGGCTTGGATGAGTTATCCTTTTTCGCCTGATTGATAATATCCCTCATAGCATCCAGGATTCCATTGGAGGAATAAGTAGCACCGCTGACTGTATCAATTCCGTCTGCTGTCTGATTCTGGATGATCTCGTCTTCTAAAACTTCCCATGCCTTGTCAAAGAATGCCGGTGTGTCTGTATGTTCTGCTTTCAGTGACTGGATCACACCCTTTTTAATCTTCGCAGTAAGGGTGACTGTACCATTATACCCCTTTCCTGTGCCTGTATAAGTTCCATTCTTATACATCTCTTCCTGATCCGGATCAGGGGTAGGAGCAGGTTTCTTGGTAGGTTTTGGTGATGGTGTAGGAGTAGGAGCGGCTGTAGGGGTTGCTGTGGCAGTCTGGCTTCCAGAAGGCATGGCCTGTGACAGTGCACTCTGTACTGCCTGTATGATTCCATTGGAAGAATAAGTAGCACCACTGACAGCATCAACATTTGGAGACTGGCTGGACAGAATCTGGCTGATCACGCCCTGTGCATTGGAAAAATATGCCGGTGTTTCGCCGGAAGCATCCAGGATATCAATGGCTGTGATCCTGCGTCCGCTTACAGTTACCTGAACAGTAATAGTCCCGCCGAATCCGGTTCCTGAACCTGTGTAAACACCATCTACATATCCATCAGAAGGAACTTCTGTGGTAGGAGTTACTGTAGAACCTGCTCCACCGCCTGCACCGCCGGATGCAGCAGCGCCGGTAGTGGTATTTTTCTTAGTTCCTGTTTTGATCTTACTGGCCTTTTTTGCTGTTGTCTTTTTTTTGGAAGTTTTATTTGTTTTGGCAGAAGAACTACTGGTTGTATTACTGCTGTCTGCTTCATAATTTAACATTTTTTTAATTTCAGAAGTAGACATAATGTTATTATTTTCTACCTGTGTAGCCTCTGCCGGTGTCTTGTCTGTCTGGTAACAGGTTACACAGACTGCTGCAAATACAGCTGCAGCGGGCAGAAGTTTCAGCCATTGTGTATTCTTGTTCATATTTTCCTCCTGTTTTCTTGATCCGTTAAAGGTCACCTGTAGTAACACGAAAAGAAACCTGTGCCTGTTTTGGGGCAGGACACAGGGTTTCTTATTTGATACAGCTGTCAGATAATCGAAATTATTTAACAGTTACTGTAAATTTCCTGGAAACGCCATTGCATGTTACTGTAATGGTTGCTTTACCTTTTCTGATTCCCTTTACAACACCTTTGGAGTTTACAGTTGCAACTTTTGTGTTGCTGGATTTGTATTTGATAGTCTTTGAAGGTGTAGCTTTGGCCTTGATAGTGGTTGTTTTCTTCACGCTGATAGATGCGGAAGATTTTGTCAGGGTCAGAGTTGGATTTTTGACAGTTACTGTGCAGGTTGTTTTTGCAGAACCGCATGTTACTGTGATTGTTGTTTTTCCGGCAGCTTTTGGTGTGATCTTACCTGTTGTTTTATTTACAGTAAGAACCTTCGTATTGCTGGATTTGAATGTAGGTGCTTTGGAAGAACCTTTTACAGTCGCTTTCAGAGTTGTGGAAACACCCTTGTATGCGGTAAGTTTGGAAGAAGAAACTGTTACAACCGGTTTCACAGTTACTTTGCAGGTTTCAGTTAAAGAACCACATGTTACTGTGATTGTAGTTGTTCCTTCAGCTTTTGCTGTAATCTTACCTGTTGTTTTGTTTACAGTAGCAACTTTTGTATTGCTGGACTTGAAACTTGGTGTTTCGGTTGTATTCTCTGTTTTTACACTCAGAGTTGAAGTTTTACCTGCATCAAGAGTAATGCTCTTTTTGCCCAGAGTCATAGATGGCTGTTTCAGTACAAGTCCTTTCATAGCAGCATTAAGGTGTTCATATGCTTCATTTACAGTTGCCTGAGAATTAGGGCTGGCAAGCTCATCTTTTGCTTCCTGTAATTCTCCTGCAAAAACAACCCAGCTTTCTGCAGTATAATCTTCTTCTTTTAATGTCTCTGCCTGTTTTACAAGTTCTGTTAAGTTATATGTAGTAATTTCATTTTCACCAGGCTGAACGAGATTTTCTTCTGTAGCATTTACAGTGAATGTAAAGTCCTGGTATCCCATCGCATATACTGTGATCTCCCATTTACCTG carries:
- a CDS encoding DUF1819 family protein; its protein translation is MEYSAGLTSKLFWLQESRKTAAYILEGLSKADIRKIAWEENIYQVKAEYRAYEVLNGTYRRVSALPEAVLQVFITCDVETAKILNLITILMDSRLFFEFLHEVYDEKIRLGEKEITDRDLNVFFADKAMQSDVVAGWTDTAVRKLKQCFTRMMFEAGLLESSAKPRTIKPIHIDYRTEELLTANGLGEYLKAVKGV
- a CDS encoding DUF1788 domain-containing protein, yielding MARLSLEERLNRIEDKISEKSFRENKGLGNEVGYYVFDYDPRAELEVRNHIAYLKDRINNGNKDFKIIEFDLFHTMIQVLEEEGYLEAFFDLEKDNGFFDMADSLVETLGLDETNELNLIISKILQEDLTDSVIFLTGVGKCHPIIASHNILNNLHQVLDSVPVVMFYPGEYSGQDLKLFGTMDSRNYYRAFRLV
- a CDS encoding zinc ribbon domain-containing protein; protein product: MTTCPNCGEQISDKAKKCVHCGTVLVPEEKKCCPDCGAELEEGMDTCPKCGCPIENIIETEKTPQQVEVTGVKITKKSKKIIVIATIAVIVAAIITAIGVQTHKKNVAAKAAAEAQKQSEEYGTNLNMAAYSMLSGASDAETCGNLIKQVWYNAIYEKSDSKTDKYTKPKGYYVSDFNDALQNLFSDSSFSSQIADINDNKDTVNSLMKKLKNPPEEYKDVYESLSKLYDAYISLTNLATDPTGSLQTYSQNFNDADNETLNCYNALKIYLEE
- the brxC gene encoding BREX system P-loop protein BrxC, which translates into the protein MQIKEMFEKQIDRDIKGVIKVGQSDEENVYQELDEYVVTKELLKHFRDFFDNYEKGINNNTDKMGVWISGFFGSGKSHFLKILSYLLKNSVVEGKRAIEYFTDGKKIDDPMLIAKMTNSGTISSDVMLFNIDSKGSAKVGSGKEAIVEVFMKVFNEMQGYCGSIPYLAEFERQLDNEGRFEEFKEKFEEIAGAPWEKKRQAFAVIQDKIVKTIVDMDFMSEEAARNWCKNAKGSYDLSIEKFVSLVKEYCEKKGPNHHVIFLVDEIGQYIADDTQLMLNLQTIVEDLGTACRGKAWVIVTSQEDIDSITKTKGNDFSKIQGRFDTRLSLSASNVDEVIRKRILEKNEIAESALKLLYEQKESIIKNLITFTADTADKKLYTDKTDFADCYPFIPYQFNLLGQVLTAVRTHGASGKHLSDQSRSMLALFQESAIRLKDSQEGVLVPFSYFYDPLHKFIDHQHSQVITDAEDNSRLDEFDVELLKVLFMIKYVKEIKANVDNLTTLMISNIDDDRIEIRGKIEESLKKLIRETLVQKNGEIYIFLTNEEQEINNAINNESVEMGEIIGEASTVIFEEIFTDKKYRYSSRYLFPFNQKVDDRYFKGNQSNDIGVSIITPYGEDYPDSALRMLSAQEHSVIVKLPNDSTFLDEITDSIKIYKFLNKNASGARGSFDSIRRAKEDERIEKKDRIRIFIEDALKHADIYVNGDKANISAKEPASRINEALGKLVAMQYNKLTYMETAPELSDIAAVFNGNDGQLSFLGTSDTTPNKLALEEVIQVIGLNNARHMKTSLKSLQDKFGAAPYGFDPKDVQWLVAMLFKMGRVSLTYNSQSLSMWSNTKEELVRYLTKREFVEKLLIDIRERATDGQIRSVKEVLKDYFGFSVSSDDDDTIMRNFKNKAQDKLDTFGEIMIEYRVNPKLPCKSLMEQAKKNLEELLAIKEPVEFFKTVDKKRDDLLDDADDTAPVFDFFKGGQKKIFEKALEQIQMFENSKTYIREQEIMDNVAQMEAIVTAKNPFSQIQKLPDMSIKFVQQYGALLEKEAEEMRPIVDDDLEKVLHTLDEKEFASVFRDKFVNAFAELKQKLDTSHEIAAVKNIRLESDTLKLRCMDEITEYEETHRPPVVPKPPIDPVTPPTGGGHTEPPKPVNPPVQQKKRKNVSLSSVAGARTYSIENEQDIDKFLAEMKKKLLNELDENTIITLS
- a CDS encoding helix-turn-helix domain-containing protein, whose product is MAVSYNGLWKLLIDKKMKKVDMMNQVGISSSTVAKMTNDELVSMKVLEKICEKLDCDFGDIVHYEKETKDGGQ
- a CDS encoding vWA domain-containing protein, yielding MNTELIELVFILDRSGSMGGLESDTIGGFNGMIEKQKAQEKKVNVTTILFDDEVDIIHDRFPVEIIEPLTEKEYFVRGCTALLDAVGTAIEKMENVQKHLPEDHRAGKIIFVITTDGLENSSEHFTQEQIRRKIEAKKECGWEFLFLGANIDAGREAEKIGIARNRSVTYENDSKGVELNFKAVGRAISKAVESDAMMDFMDDHWADEIQAYKEGKN